In the Sulfobacillus thermosulfidooxidans DSM 9293 genome, GACATGCGTCGTGAGATTGGCGGCATCCTGTTGGTAGCCTTGGGATTGTTGGGCTATTTATCTCTGATATTTCCGCATTCGGGCCGATTAACGAGGGATTTGGCACACGGCTTGAGTTTTAGCTTTGGCGTGCTAGGGTGGACGATCCCGGCCTTCGTTCTCGTTGCGGGGGCGTTGCGTTTATTAAATCGGCCATCTTTTACCGGCCACCGGCGGGGCTGGGGTGCGGTGTTAATGTTTTTAGGCCTTTTTATTTTAATGCCTTTGGTAGACAAGCCTATTGCAGGTTTTGTATCGACATGGCTTGAAGAAAAACTCGCGCAGGCTATTGCTCCAGGTGGGGCGTTCTTGTTTTCCGTGGTGTTACTGGTGATTGGTCTCATGCTGTATACGGGTGCTAGTGCCTTAACCTTGGGGACGGGGATTGCTCGATTTCTTCGTAGCTTATTAGAATTTGTATACCGCGCCATATACGCCATTTACTCGGCGCTTCGTGACTGGATTTATCCTCCAGAAGAAGAGAGCCCTACGCCCATTGTCAAGCCGAAGGCACCGAAAATGAAACCGGTTCCAAGAAACTCGCAGGCCGAGAGGGTATCCAACTCGCCAGATATTCGGGGATCTTCACACAGTACCTGGGAGGACGTTCCCGAAATAGATAAGGCGGGTGCCGATACACCGGTGGTGACGAGTGTGCCCAAAACTATAGCGCCCGTTTATGCCATGAATTATCTGCCGCCCCCATTGAGTTTGTTAGCGGCTCCCGATCTTCATAAAGGAGGTCGGCGCGGGCAAAGTGCCAAGGAGCGGGCAGATATTTTAGTCAATGCGTTACGACAATTTGGTATTGATGTCACTTTGGGTGAGGTGAGTCAGGGACCGACAATAACGCGGTTTGAAATCATTCCGCCTCCCGGAGTCAAAGTGTCTCGTATTGTGAATTTAGCCGATGATATTGCCTTATCGTTAGCGGCTACCGGAGTGCGAATTGAGGCTCCGATTCCCGGCAAGTCTGCGATTGGCATTGAAGTGCCAAATGATGAAGTGACCCCTGTATTATTACGGGAAGTGCTAGAAAGTGATCAATTTGCTCAATCCCCTTCTCCCTTGTCGGTCGGATTAGGCCGGGACGTCGCAGGTGCTCCCATTGTAACCGGACTGGATCAGATGCCTCACCTATTGGTCGCTGGGGCAACAGGGTCGGGCAAAAGTGTCCTGATTAACGTGTTAATTACGAGTCTGTTATTTCGGGCGAGCCCTGATGTCGTCCGACTGTTGTTGATTGACCCGAAGGTTGTTGAATTATCCATCTACAATGGCATTCCCCATTTGCTGAGTCCTGTGGTCACCGAACCCAAAAAAGCTGCGGGCGCCCTACGCTGGGCAGTGGCAGAAATGGAACGGCGGTACCGATTGTTTGCCGAAGCAGGGGTACGCGATGTCAGCCGCTATAACCAAATGGCCGAGGAAAGACTTCCGTTGATCGTCGTGATTATCGATGAATTGGCAGACCTCATGATGGTCGCTCCTCAAGATGTGGAAGAATCCATTGCGCGGTTAGCGCAAATGGCTCGTGCCGCGGGCATTCACTTGGTCGTGGCCACCCAAAGACCTTCTGTGGATGTTATCACCGGGACGATTAAGGCCAATATTCCTTCGCGTATTGCTTTTGCGGTATCAAGCCAAGTGGATTCACGCACGATTCTAGATTCGGCGGGCGCAGAAAAGCTGTTGGGACGTGGGGATATGCTTTTTCACCCGGTAGGAGCTGCCAAACCGCAGCGTATCCAGGGCGCTTTTATTCGGGAAAAGGAAATTGAAGAAATTGTTGCCTTTGTTATCGACCATGCCCAACCACAAGGGTCTGTGGAGGCCGTTGAATTTCAAGAAGCAGGAGACACGGCCAAGCCTCTTATGCAAGAGACCGACCCCTTGTTTCCCGAGGCGGTCAAAATCGTCGTCGAAAGTGGACAGGCTTCCACCTCAATGCTTCAACGTCGGCTTCGGGTAGGATATACACGAGCAGCGCGGTTGATTGATGCGATGGAGGAACGTGGCTATATCGGTCCATCAGATGGGGCTAAAGCCCGGGAAGTTCGCATTACGATGTCTGAGTATCACAAGGTGTTTGTGGATGAATCTCCTTCAGCGTGATGGGGTTTTTTATTCTTTGCTGAGAAGCATTCATACAGTTTCAAACCACGGGCAATAAAGCCGGACACCTTATAATAGGACGGCGCTAGAGTCAAATGGCCAGCCATTATGATATGAGAAAAGACATTTGTTTGTTCATGATGAGAATCCTTTTAGCCCATGGCGCACAATGAACGCGCTTGGGCCGAGGATTCACGTGGAATACATAGGTCTGGGAGTCATGATTGAGCATAGATGTCTTAATGGGGAAGGCTCACATGCTCCTAATGAGTTTAATTTCAAGACCTCGTATTTACCGTAAACCCTTGTAGTTTTCCGATGTTAGCAATTTCTTCTTTTGTCATGCCGCTAACATTTAAAATGAATTGTCCGGCAATCCGGTCACTAGCATTCGGTGCCAGAGATTTGTTTACCGGAATGAGTGGGGTACCGGAAATGATATGACTTTGTAGTATCGGAGCTATGTTGGCTTTTACACTGGTGACAAACACTGTATGATTTGTATCATTCCAAATGGTTGCTGAAAAAGACATTTTTTGTTTGCTCAAACTTGTATTCCTGGAGTTTACAGCGCCAATTGCTATGGTCCAGGTGCTGACACTCACTGTCTTCTGAGAATTTGGGTGGATGAATGCTTTCGTATGATGTAACAACATGATTCCCGAGAATATCGCCAGAACACCAAGCAATACCGACTTTTTCACCAAATTATCCTCCTGCTATAGAATATTGAGACATTTGAACTGAATGTTTGGGGATTGATTAACGGCATCTATGACCATGATGATGTCGATGAGTGAAACTTCTTCATTATGGACGAACTTATGCTATGCATCTGAATTATGCATCTAAATATTGAAAGTTCTAGAAGCCGGAGATGTTGTCAATTACACAATTTATCGAAAGGCAACCCATTTAGATTTTTCTATATATTATTATGGATCAAGAGTCTGTGTTTATCATGCGTAATCTATGCGGATTTTGAGATAGATTGGCGGCACTCGTGATATCTAGAAATCCTAAGGTACGTCCTCAATTCGTTGTGAAAGAACTTTTTTGCGCCGCCATTGCAAAATTGATAAGCATGAGGCGACTCAACGACCGAAACTGGCGAAAGAACCGTTAGAATTAATTCGTAAAGCTGCACAAGGGTTTCCGGTTCGTGGTAACGAACAGAATCCTCTGGGCTCTAATGGGTGCCGCAGCCAGTTTTATTTTGTAGGTTAGCATCGCTCGATAACTTGGGGAAAGCGATGAACCGCGACATAATGGTCCCTAATGGCAGTCCTAAGCTATAGTGATGCTAGGGAAGGCGTCACAGTTTGAGAATTTTAAAAAGCCGGTGAGTGAAGAGATGAGATAAGCCGATATTATCGTTAACGGCTTGAAGGGAACCAAGTCAACTATCCTCTGTTACTATCGAGTGATGTGATAATGCTTATGTAGGTTTCTAATATAATTGGGATAATATCCCCTTCACCAATGTCAACTTGAAAATCACAAATTCGAGGTTTGAGGTTCAACAGTGCCCCAACTGAACCAACGGGTTAAAGAACATTCATAGGAACCTTCTCCGCGCTGATGTGTTGATGAGCGTCATTTCAAAGATGTTGGATGATCCCAAATTGATAGGATTATTCTAGGCTGACCACATGGTTCCATGCGTTGTATAAATTGGGGAATTTGCAGTAACGTGCATATTGTCTATTGTAAATGATCGTAAAGGGGAGATAGAGATTATCAAAGGTGAATATTATGATGATGGAATACTTACCGGAAACTCCTCGTGAGATAATCCCAATATATGGGAGGGTAAGCCCAATCCTGTATATCCTTTTAATTGGGCGGCTTGTTCGGGATTCACGATGGTACGGCCTGATGTGAGATTGATCGCCTCGTAGGCGGCCGCGGATGGTGTGCCCAATACGACCCAAGAACCAGTAAAGTTTAAGACATTAAACACGGGAGCAGGCCCCGGACCAAAAAATACCGGATGATGATTATAGTTGATACCAACAAATAATCCTGCAGAATTTTGGTAAAAGTCTAACACAAATGGGTGGGTCTTTAGCAATCCCGTGAAACTTTCGACGAGTGTAAAGTGGGATGGGGAAAAGACCACATGACTCGGTGGTGAACTGACAAAGCCGTTGGGTACGGCTTGCGGGCCTTGCGATCCCACGACGCGCTGAGTTATAGTGCCCGAAAATGGGGGGAGACTTTGGTGAATCGGCCCCGGCGAAGGAGACGGAGTCGCCGTTGTCGCCGAGGATGATGTCGAGCTATTCACGCCACGGCGAGAATTATATGTTGAAGGGGTATGAGACGGGCTTGCGACCGATGAGGCTGACTGGGACCGGAATGATGACTGGGAATGGTGCGGAGATGGGGGGGCGGAAAGTTGCACGGCAGTCCCGCAGCCAGCTAAGACGGTGCCACTGAATATCATCCCGAATGTACGCAGGAAACGTGTTGTCATGTGTATATTCTCTCCCTATTGGATAACTATGTCATATCTTCCAACACTTAAACGCTAAAAACTCGATCCCGGTTACGAAAAATGGCATGGTATTTTGTGGTGCAATTGGCCAAGGTGCTGTACTATCCTGGCGATCGGACAGATTCGCTGTGTAGGCAGAAGGTACGAGGCGTCAATGGCTTCTAATTCTCCTTGTGGCATCTCCTGGCACACCCGTCGAGAATCCTTACTCGGACGGCGGTCGGAGCTTTTAGTGAGTAGGACGCTTAAGCCTAATGGATCGGTTCGGGGAGCTGTTTTGAGAATAATCTCAACAAGACATTCTCACCGCGAATTCGCCAACCGCGACTTTTTCAAGCAACGAAGAAGATATTGTCATTGCACTGTTGGGTGGACCATGGGTTACCGAGCAAATCCATATGCGTGTGACAACCGCTGCGGAGGGAGTATTAGATTGAAATACCTGCCTGATGCCTTAGGTTTATCGTCATGTGCTCGTGTATGGGGGCGGTGGCCGGAATTTTTCTGATGTTCCACGCAGTTCACGAAAGATCATATTCCTGAGAAGTAGGGTCATTTACGCATCTGGAGCTTAAGTATCTCTCGCGTCCCTTGAAGAATGCTGCCGATGGGCTAGTTCGAATTTTCTTTTATCAGAGGGACAAGGGCCGGCTAACCAAATCATCAATTTCCGCGAAAAGGGGATTTATACCAAATCACGCCAGCGATGGATACCCAAAAATATTTTCTCGGGGCCCGTCATGGACTTCTTTATGACGCATAGGATACTTACTACCTTACTACCTAGCCGGTCAAGGAGGCGTCCATGGACTTGCGGTCTTTCCATATTGACTGGGATCTGGAACGTCAAGGTGCGTTGGACCAAGCTCGTCATCAACGACGATTGCGGGAGGCCATTAAAGCGCAACTGTCTGAAATTATCACCGAAGAACAGATAATCACGGCGCAAGGTGGAAAAATTCTCAAAATTCCTATCAAAACGCTGGAACACTATCGGTTTCGCTTTAATCCTCATCAGGGAGTAGATGTTGGGCAGACCGGTAGCCCATTGCAAGGAGACATCTCCCTGACGATGCCATCTTCGCCTAAATCGCAAGGAGAGAATCCTGGATGTCAGGACATTCCAGGACTGGACTATTATGAAGTAGACGTATCGATTGACGAAATTGATGACGTCTTATTTAGCCAGCTGGGCTTACCCGATTTACAAGCTAAGCCAGTGCGAACGAGTGCCGCATGTCAACCTCAATTTAAGGACGTTCGGGACCGTGGTTTGATGGCCAATTTAGATAAACGGCGTAGCTTACAGCAAAATCTTCTGCGTCATGCCCGAGTAGGGCAACCTCAAATTGGACCATGGACATCGCACGATTTAAGGTTTAGAACGTGGCAGATGGATCCGGAACCGACACATAATGCGGTGGTTATCGCCATGCGAGACATTTCCGGGTCTATGGGCGATTTAAAAAAAAGAGTGGCTCGCACTTTTGCTGCATGGATGCTCAAATTTCTCCGATCTCGCTATGAATCGGTAGAAGAGGTTTTTATTGTTCATCATACGGAGGCCCGTGAGGTGGCCCAGGAAGACTTTTTTGCCTTAGGCGAAAGTGGCGGGACGAAGGTGTCATCGGCCTACGCATTGTGTCAGCATGTAATAGAAACACAATATCCCGCGGAACAATGGAATATTTATGCTGTGCATTTTTCCGA is a window encoding:
- a CDS encoding FtsK/SpoIIIE family DNA translocase, giving the protein MFSVLKQISKDMRREIGGILLVALGLLGYLSLIFPHSGRLTRDLAHGLSFSFGVLGWTIPAFVLVAGALRLLNRPSFTGHRRGWGAVLMFLGLFILMPLVDKPIAGFVSTWLEEKLAQAIAPGGAFLFSVVLLVIGLMLYTGASALTLGTGIARFLRSLLEFVYRAIYAIYSALRDWIYPPEEESPTPIVKPKAPKMKPVPRNSQAERVSNSPDIRGSSHSTWEDVPEIDKAGADTPVVTSVPKTIAPVYAMNYLPPPLSLLAAPDLHKGGRRGQSAKERADILVNALRQFGIDVTLGEVSQGPTITRFEIIPPPGVKVSRIVNLADDIALSLAATGVRIEAPIPGKSAIGIEVPNDEVTPVLLREVLESDQFAQSPSPLSVGLGRDVAGAPIVTGLDQMPHLLVAGATGSGKSVLINVLITSLLFRASPDVVRLLLIDPKVVELSIYNGIPHLLSPVVTEPKKAAGALRWAVAEMERRYRLFAEAGVRDVSRYNQMAEERLPLIVVIIDELADLMMVAPQDVEESIARLAQMARAAGIHLVVATQRPSVDVITGTIKANIPSRIAFAVSSQVDSRTILDSAGAEKLLGRGDMLFHPVGAAKPQRIQGAFIREKEIEEIVAFVIDHAQPQGSVEAVEFQEAGDTAKPLMQETDPLFPEAVKIVVESGQASTSMLQRRLRVGYTRAARLIDAMEERGYIGPSDGAKAREVRITMSEYHKVFVDESPSA
- a CDS encoding YeaH/YhbH family protein — protein: MDLRSFHIDWDLERQGALDQARHQRRLREAIKAQLSEIITEEQIITAQGGKILKIPIKTLEHYRFRFNPHQGVDVGQTGSPLQGDISLTMPSSPKSQGENPGCQDIPGLDYYEVDVSIDEIDDVLFSQLGLPDLQAKPVRTSAACQPQFKDVRDRGLMANLDKRRSLQQNLLRHARVGQPQIGPWTSHDLRFRTWQMDPEPTHNAVVIAMRDISGSMGDLKKRVARTFAAWMLKFLRSRYESVEEVFIVHHTEAREVAQEDFFALGESGGTKVSSAYALCQHVIETQYPAEQWNIYAVHFSDGDNWSETDNQRARDYLEHILPGVNLFGYAEIREGSYPSTLMNQFRHIEHPHFKTVMLSHLKDVYPALLHFFPLSQEA